From Myxococcaceae bacterium JPH2, the proteins below share one genomic window:
- the tssI gene encoding type VI secretion system tip protein VgrG — protein MAATQNSPAFSLRVGPHEAEKLVVHRLAGQEGLSRLYDFTVDFAPWAEGPLDASAMPGAAALLTVEQPHGTPRHVHGMVSSVEALGQRGGRWRYRARVVPTLWRLTQVSRSRIFQNKSVPDILKAVLDAAKVETRVALQGSYAAREYCTQYRESDFAFISRLMEWEGIFYFFEHTADGHTLVLGDTPSAHPEPAAGATLPVRPNDRRVESGEHLVQLSRIHRLRPGAVHLKDFDFEKPALDVSGKATQAEGVPALELYDYPGGYVAPGTGKATARVRAQEAAQSALTLDAEGVCPRATAGHLLEVDESGGTHAGRYLVTQVLHHGEQQERSGSAEALGGIYRNQLQLLPENVPFRPRRLTPLARIPGLQTATVVGPGGEEIHTDTHGRIKVQFHWDREAQGDDRASCWMRTSQAWGGPAWGASFTPRIGQEVVVRFLEGDPDRPLVAGAVYNGNNPTPYALPDEKTKSTNKSASSKGSQGFNELRFEDAKGSEEVFHHAQKDQKLVTENDKEQEVRAYEALLVKKDRKRTIDGNQFLSVTKDDVGIVEGNQTLLVQQNRTSATQGSHSEAVEGNQTITVAGTERVDTSLASTMNVGAARAMTIGGGYVVNVALAMNEATGGLRSLQIGGAATEFVVGTKQETVEKDFSRKVGSDFVTEVKGALNQTLGKDLNEKAGGDSQLKVVELLSWMAKTFKVEAELFTLTVGEHLILSVEKSGNVQLYAEKLTLDGKEVKIKGSKVKLEAAGSLKSKKQKFKDIQKLEDAKPGPMSVQMKGQDGKSLANVKYEMELPDGTVRKGTLDGSGKAELKDVPPGNCRMSFPDLDAGVSKS, from the coding sequence ATGGCCGCCACGCAGAATTCACCCGCGTTCTCGCTGCGGGTGGGGCCTCATGAAGCCGAAAAGCTGGTGGTCCATCGACTGGCGGGCCAGGAGGGCCTGAGCCGGCTCTACGACTTCACGGTCGACTTCGCGCCGTGGGCCGAGGGCCCGCTGGACGCGTCCGCCATGCCGGGCGCGGCGGCCCTGCTGACGGTGGAGCAGCCTCACGGAACTCCGCGCCACGTGCACGGGATGGTGTCCTCGGTGGAGGCGCTGGGCCAGCGCGGAGGGCGGTGGCGCTATCGCGCGCGCGTGGTGCCCACGCTCTGGCGACTGACGCAGGTGAGCCGCAGCCGCATCTTCCAGAACAAGTCCGTGCCGGACATCCTCAAGGCCGTGCTGGACGCCGCCAAGGTGGAGACGCGCGTCGCGCTCCAGGGCAGCTACGCGGCGCGCGAGTACTGCACGCAGTATCGCGAATCCGACTTCGCCTTCATCAGCCGGCTGATGGAGTGGGAGGGCATCTTCTACTTCTTCGAGCACACCGCGGATGGACACACGCTCGTGCTCGGCGACACGCCCAGCGCGCATCCCGAGCCCGCGGCGGGCGCCACCCTCCCGGTGCGCCCCAACGACCGGCGCGTGGAGTCCGGCGAGCACCTCGTCCAGCTCTCTCGCATCCACCGCCTGCGCCCCGGCGCGGTGCACCTCAAGGACTTCGACTTCGAGAAGCCCGCGCTGGACGTGTCCGGCAAGGCCACCCAGGCCGAGGGCGTCCCGGCCCTGGAGCTGTATGACTATCCCGGCGGCTACGTCGCGCCCGGCACCGGCAAGGCCACGGCGCGGGTGCGCGCGCAGGAGGCCGCGCAGTCGGCGCTGACGCTCGACGCCGAGGGCGTGTGTCCGCGCGCCACCGCGGGCCACCTGCTGGAGGTGGACGAGAGCGGCGGCACGCACGCGGGCCGCTACCTCGTCACGCAGGTGCTGCACCACGGCGAGCAGCAGGAGCGGTCGGGCAGCGCCGAGGCGCTCGGTGGCATCTACCGCAACCAGCTCCAGCTCCTCCCGGAGAACGTCCCCTTCCGGCCGCGGCGCCTCACGCCGCTGGCGCGCATCCCTGGCCTCCAGACGGCCACGGTGGTGGGCCCCGGCGGCGAGGAGATCCACACGGACACGCACGGCCGCATCAAGGTCCAGTTCCACTGGGACCGCGAGGCCCAGGGCGATGACCGGGCCTCGTGCTGGATGCGCACCAGCCAGGCCTGGGGCGGTCCCGCCTGGGGCGCGAGCTTCACGCCGCGCATCGGGCAGGAGGTGGTGGTGCGCTTCCTGGAGGGAGATCCGGATCGCCCCCTCGTCGCGGGCGCCGTCTACAACGGCAACAACCCCACGCCCTACGCGCTCCCGGACGAGAAGACCAAGAGCACCAACAAGAGCGCGTCCAGCAAGGGCAGCCAGGGCTTCAACGAGCTGCGCTTCGAGGACGCCAAGGGCTCCGAGGAGGTCTTCCACCACGCGCAGAAGGACCAGAAGCTCGTCACGGAGAACGACAAGGAGCAGGAGGTGCGCGCCTACGAGGCCCTGCTCGTGAAGAAGGACCGCAAGCGCACCATCGACGGCAACCAGTTCCTCTCCGTCACCAAGGACGACGTGGGCATCGTCGAGGGCAACCAGACGCTGCTCGTCCAGCAGAACCGCACGTCCGCCACCCAGGGCAGCCACAGCGAGGCGGTGGAGGGCAACCAGACCATCACCGTCGCGGGCACCGAGCGCGTCGACACGAGCCTGGCCTCCACGATGAACGTGGGCGCCGCGCGCGCGATGACGATTGGCGGGGGCTACGTGGTCAACGTCGCGCTCGCGATGAACGAGGCGACGGGCGGACTGCGCAGCCTGCAGATTGGCGGCGCGGCCACGGAGTTCGTCGTCGGCACCAAGCAGGAGACGGTGGAGAAGGACTTCTCCCGCAAGGTGGGCTCGGACTTCGTCACCGAGGTGAAGGGCGCGCTCAACCAGACGCTGGGCAAGGACCTCAACGAAAAGGCCGGCGGCGACTCGCAGCTCAAGGTGGTGGAGCTGCTGTCGTGGATGGCCAAGACGTTCAAGGTGGAAGCCGAGCTGTTCACCCTCACCGTGGGGGAACACCTCATCCTGAGCGTGGAGAAGTCCGGCAACGTCCAGCTCTACGCCGAGAAGCTCACGCTCGATGGCAAGGAAGTGAAGATCAAGGGCAGCAAGGTGAAGCTGGAGGCCGCGGGCTCGCTCAAGTCCAAGAAGCAGAAGTTCAAGGACATCCAGAAGCTGGAGGACGCGAAGCCAGGCCCCATGTCCGTGCAGATGAAGGGGCAGGACGGCAAGTCGCTCGCCAACGTGAAGTACGAGATGGAGCTACCGGACGGCACCGTGCGCAAGGGCACGCTCGATGGCAGCGGCAAGGCCGAGCTGAAAGACGTCCCCCCGGGCAACTGCCGCATGTCCTTCCCCGACCTGGACGCAGGCGTCTCCAAGAGCTGA
- a CDS encoding cell envelope biogenesis protein TolA, whose protein sequence is MLVALILVSIGFAVTLGILLFGDRGSAGTGPASVSSPTVRGELETESKARAKAESELQRKQKELDEQRAQLQEVKEQLKQSKRKLFEQREGEKGSEDLVKARAEVERSASQQLERTREELAHALSENARLRSETESRGGRRRDNAPAQPAATPAPAQPVAAAPAPEATEAPAAAPQPTPAPAAEPVRRFRELNDADREKMERLETAANKDRSRAVELEKEVRRVKGRADTQQRIYAATKGELDLMKDKYKALEKRLNRTLLERDLIRRAIRDLEKKTGMLAERTELTPEEMAASDQRTEETSRVRAESEAQAAQASAPTDAPPETEAKPAETAPSA, encoded by the coding sequence GTGCTGGTTGCACTCATCCTCGTATCGATCGGGTTTGCCGTGACGCTCGGCATCCTGCTCTTCGGCGATCGCGGCTCGGCGGGCACAGGCCCGGCGTCCGTGTCGTCCCCCACTGTCCGTGGCGAGCTGGAGACTGAATCCAAGGCGCGCGCCAAGGCGGAGTCGGAGCTCCAGCGCAAGCAGAAGGAACTGGACGAACAGCGGGCCCAGCTCCAGGAGGTCAAGGAGCAGCTCAAGCAGAGCAAGCGCAAGCTCTTCGAGCAGCGCGAGGGTGAGAAGGGCAGCGAGGACCTGGTGAAGGCCCGCGCCGAGGTCGAGCGCAGCGCGAGCCAGCAGCTCGAGCGCACCCGCGAGGAGCTGGCCCACGCCCTGTCCGAGAACGCCCGCCTGCGCTCCGAGACGGAGTCCCGCGGTGGCCGTCGCCGTGACAATGCCCCGGCGCAGCCCGCCGCCACGCCCGCCCCGGCGCAGCCCGTCGCCGCCGCGCCCGCTCCGGAGGCCACCGAGGCCCCCGCCGCCGCGCCGCAGCCGACCCCGGCGCCCGCCGCCGAGCCCGTGCGCCGCTTCCGCGAGCTGAACGACGCGGACCGCGAGAAGATGGAGCGCCTGGAGACCGCGGCCAACAAGGACCGCAGCCGGGCCGTGGAGTTGGAGAAGGAAGTGCGCCGCGTCAAGGGTCGCGCGGACACCCAGCAGCGCATCTACGCCGCCACCAAGGGCGAGCTGGACCTGATGAAGGACAAGTACAAGGCGCTGGAGAAGCGCCTGAACCGGACGCTGCTGGAGCGTGACCTGATTCGCCGGGCCATCCGTGACCTGGAGAAGAAGACGGGCATGCTCGCCGAGCGCACGGAGCTGACGCCCGAGGAGATGGCCGCCAGCGACCAGCGCACCGAGGAGACCTCCCGCGTGCGCGCCGAGTCCGAGGCCCAGGCCGCCCAGGCCTCCGCCCCCACCGACGCGCCCCCGGAGACCGAGGCCAAGCCCGCGGAGACGGCGCCCAGCGCCTGA
- a CDS encoding 2-oxo acid dehydrogenase subunit E2 — translation MAHLDLIPKRDVSSFRKLAIGTWKTAYDPTVYGTLTVRMDKAMAYIEAFRQRTGIRLTVTHLVTKAMAEALHRCPDANAILRFNRIYLRKQVTLSTLVVQTDDGDGKVDLTSARIEDADKKSLREIAADLEEAVRRVRERRDAALERGKSTVQRIPYLFLNAFTWLLSFFMYTLNLDLRRLGMPKDAFGSAIITNVGSLGLDTAYVPLAPYTRVPIFIAPGAVKEVPVVEDGRVVPGKVMNINATFDHRFIDGFHAGVLANTMREMLENPFERFDALPEPSREPVAPGLAG, via the coding sequence ATGGCGCACCTGGACCTGATTCCGAAGCGGGACGTGTCGAGCTTCCGCAAGCTGGCGATCGGCACCTGGAAGACGGCGTATGACCCGACCGTCTACGGCACGCTCACCGTGCGCATGGACAAGGCCATGGCCTACATCGAGGCCTTCCGCCAGCGCACGGGCATCCGGCTGACGGTGACGCACCTGGTGACGAAGGCGATGGCCGAGGCGCTGCACCGCTGCCCGGACGCCAACGCCATCCTGCGCTTCAACCGCATCTACCTGCGCAAGCAGGTGACGCTCTCCACGCTGGTGGTGCAGACGGACGACGGCGACGGGAAGGTGGACCTCACCTCGGCGCGCATCGAGGACGCGGACAAGAAGAGCCTGCGGGAGATCGCCGCGGACCTGGAGGAGGCCGTGCGCCGGGTGCGCGAGCGGCGCGACGCGGCGCTGGAGCGGGGCAAGAGCACGGTGCAGCGCATCCCGTACCTGTTCCTCAACGCCTTCACGTGGCTCTTGTCCTTCTTCATGTACACGCTGAACCTGGACCTGCGCCGGTTGGGGATGCCCAAGGACGCGTTCGGCTCGGCCATCATCACCAACGTGGGCTCGCTGGGCTTGGACACCGCCTACGTGCCGCTCGCGCCGTACACGCGCGTGCCCATCTTCATCGCGCCGGGCGCGGTGAAGGAGGTGCCGGTGGTGGAGGACGGCCGCGTGGTGCCGGGCAAGGTGATGAACATCAACGCCACGTTCGACCACCGCTTCATCGACGGGTTCCACGCGGGCGTGCTCGCCAACACGATGCGCGAGATGCTGGAGAACCCGTTCGAGCGCTTCGATGCGCTTCCCGAGCCGAGCCGCGAGCCCGTCGCTCCCGGGCTCGCGGGCTGA
- a CDS encoding zinc metalloprotease HtpX, producing MKGGGWHRVGNALKTTVLLAGLTALVLLIGQRLGGAQGLMMAGLFAVVMNFGSYWFSDRIALAIHGAQPIPYEQAPWLHQLVERLAARAGMPKPKVYLLPTAQPNAFATGRNPSHAAVAVTAGILDILDQRELEGVLAHELGHVRNRDTLIGTVAATLAGIISYAAQMLFWFGGSMLSRGDEREGGLASTLSNLGLLLVAPLAATLLQLAVSRSREYGADATGAELTGDPDALASALLKLERGAEAMPYDRAPATSHLFIVNPLHHGGVMSLFSTHPPIPERVRRLREMGARRGGTRERGGWEYAY from the coding sequence CTGAAGGGAGGCGGCTGGCACCGCGTGGGCAACGCGCTCAAGACGACGGTGTTGCTGGCCGGCCTCACGGCGCTCGTGCTGCTCATCGGTCAGCGGCTGGGCGGCGCGCAGGGCCTGATGATGGCGGGCCTGTTCGCGGTGGTGATGAACTTCGGCTCGTACTGGTTCAGCGACCGCATCGCCCTGGCCATCCACGGCGCGCAGCCCATTCCCTATGAGCAGGCGCCCTGGCTGCACCAGCTGGTGGAGCGGCTGGCGGCGCGCGCGGGCATGCCCAAGCCCAAGGTCTATCTGTTGCCCACCGCGCAGCCCAACGCGTTCGCCACCGGACGCAACCCGAGCCACGCGGCGGTGGCGGTGACGGCGGGCATCCTCGACATCCTGGACCAGCGCGAGCTGGAGGGCGTGCTCGCGCACGAGCTGGGCCACGTGCGCAACCGCGACACGCTCATCGGCACGGTGGCGGCGACGCTCGCGGGCATCATCAGCTACGCGGCGCAGATGCTGTTCTGGTTCGGCGGCAGCATGCTCAGCCGCGGCGATGAGCGGGAAGGCGGGCTCGCGAGCACGCTGTCCAACCTGGGCCTGCTCCTCGTGGCGCCCCTGGCGGCCACGCTGCTGCAGCTCGCGGTGAGTCGCTCGCGCGAGTACGGCGCGGACGCCACGGGCGCGGAGCTGACGGGAGACCCCGACGCGCTGGCCAGCGCGCTGCTCAAGCTGGAGCGCGGCGCCGAGGCCATGCCCTACGACCGCGCGCCCGCCACGTCCCACCTCTTCATCGTCAACCCGCTGCACCACGGCGGGGTGATGTCGCTGTTCTCCACGCACCCGCCCATCCCCGAGCGCGTGCGGCGCCTGCGGGAGATGGGCGCGCGCCGAGGCGGGACGCGCGAGCGCGGCGGTTGGGAGTACGCGTACTGA
- a CDS encoding type 2 isopentenyl-diphosphate Delta-isomerase gives MGEDTTARRKDSHLDLCATGEVEPRENRTLLEDVRLVHCAMPELAVDEVDLSASFLGKRLRYPLLVTGMTGGTERAGAVNRDLALLAERNGLAFGVGSQRAMAEDTARAASYQVRDVAPTVALVGNIGLYQAVGLGVDGVRRLADAIGADGMALHLNAGQELTQPEGDRDFRGGYPVVEGLVRAFGNRLLVKETGCGIGPEVARRLAELGVRNIDVSGLGGTSWVRVEQLRARGVQAQVGAEFSGWGIPTAAAIATVRRAVGPDVCLVGSGGLRTGLDVAKAIALGADLGGLALPLFRAQQAGGLEGAEEALQVILAGLRQALVLTGSRSCAELRQRPRVIFGELKDWMAAL, from the coding sequence ATGGGCGAGGACACGACGGCCAGGCGCAAGGATTCCCACCTCGACCTTTGCGCTACCGGTGAAGTCGAGCCCCGCGAGAACCGCACCCTTTTGGAGGATGTCCGGCTCGTTCACTGCGCCATGCCGGAGCTGGCGGTGGACGAGGTGGACCTGTCGGCGAGCTTCCTGGGCAAGCGCCTGCGCTACCCGCTGCTCGTGACGGGCATGACGGGCGGCACCGAGCGCGCGGGCGCCGTGAACCGGGACCTGGCGCTCCTGGCCGAGCGCAACGGGCTGGCGTTCGGCGTGGGCAGCCAGCGGGCCATGGCGGAGGACACGGCGCGCGCGGCCTCGTATCAAGTGCGCGACGTGGCGCCCACCGTGGCGCTGGTGGGCAACATCGGGCTGTACCAGGCGGTGGGGCTGGGCGTGGACGGCGTGCGTCGGCTGGCGGACGCCATTGGCGCGGACGGCATGGCGCTGCACCTCAACGCGGGCCAGGAACTCACCCAGCCCGAGGGGGATCGCGACTTTCGCGGCGGCTACCCGGTGGTCGAGGGGCTGGTGCGCGCGTTCGGCAATCGGCTGCTCGTGAAGGAGACCGGGTGCGGCATCGGCCCGGAGGTCGCGCGGCGGCTCGCGGAGCTGGGCGTGCGGAACATCGACGTGTCGGGACTGGGTGGCACGTCGTGGGTGCGGGTGGAGCAGCTTCGCGCGCGGGGCGTGCAGGCCCAGGTGGGCGCCGAGTTCAGCGGCTGGGGCATCCCCACCGCGGCGGCGATCGCCACCGTGCGCCGCGCCGTGGGCCCGGACGTCTGCCTGGTGGGAAGCGGCGGGCTGCGCACCGGGCTGGATGTGGCCAAGGCCATCGCGCTGGGCGCGGACCTGGGTGGGCTGGCGCTGCCGCTGTTCCGGGCGCAACAGGCGGGTGGACTCGAGGGCGCCGAGGAGGCGCTCCAGGTCATCCTCGCCGGGCTCCGGCAGGCGCTCGTCCTGACGGGCAGCAGAAGCTGCGCTGAACTGCGGCAGCGACCCCGGGTGATTTTCGGAGAGTTGAAGGATTGGATGGCGGCGCTGTAG
- a CDS encoding hydroxymethylglutaryl-CoA reductase, degradative, with translation MSDTVTSRLSGFHKLPLEERHAQLARMFRLTPEDLAQLRGVEGLDLGLANQMIENAVGTFSLPLGLGLNLSVNGRDYLVPMAVEEPSVVAAVSFAAKIVRESGGFTGEADDSMMIGQVQLTRYGDPNEATEKILAVKEQILALANSFHPSMVARGGGARDVEVRLLPAPEGPRGEPLLIVHLIIDTQEAMGANLINTMAEGVAPLIEQVTGGKVYLRILSNLADRRLARATCRIPVPMLADFEMPGELIAEGIAQASRFAQADPYRAATHNKGVMNGIDSVAIATGQDWRAIEAGAHAFACRDGQYRPLSSWYLEEGHLVGRIELPMALGTVGGPIKVHPGVQVALKLLRANSVRELSMVFAAVGLAQNFAALRALGSVGIQKGHMALHARCVAVTAGARGDWVEKIANLLVKAGHVKVEKAREILASLPADEARAATGTTG, from the coding sequence ATGTCTGACACCGTGACGTCCCGGCTCTCCGGGTTCCACAAGCTGCCGCTGGAGGAGCGCCATGCGCAGCTCGCCCGGATGTTCCGGCTCACGCCCGAGGACTTGGCGCAGTTGCGAGGTGTCGAGGGGCTCGACCTGGGGCTGGCCAACCAGATGATCGAGAACGCGGTGGGGACCTTCTCCCTGCCGTTGGGCCTGGGCCTGAACCTCTCCGTCAACGGGCGCGACTACCTGGTGCCCATGGCGGTGGAGGAGCCGTCCGTCGTCGCCGCCGTGTCGTTCGCCGCGAAGATCGTCCGCGAGTCCGGTGGCTTCACCGGCGAGGCCGACGACTCGATGATGATCGGCCAGGTGCAGCTGACGCGGTACGGGGATCCGAACGAGGCGACCGAGAAGATCCTCGCCGTCAAGGAGCAGATCCTCGCGCTGGCCAACAGCTTCCACCCGAGCATGGTGGCGCGCGGCGGTGGAGCCCGGGATGTGGAGGTCCGCCTGCTGCCGGCGCCCGAGGGCCCGCGCGGCGAGCCGCTGCTCATCGTCCACCTGATCATCGACACGCAGGAGGCGATGGGGGCCAACCTCATCAACACGATGGCCGAGGGCGTGGCACCGCTCATCGAGCAGGTGACGGGCGGCAAGGTGTACCTGCGCATCCTGTCCAACCTGGCGGACCGCCGACTGGCGCGCGCCACGTGCCGCATCCCCGTGCCCATGCTGGCGGACTTCGAGATGCCGGGCGAACTCATCGCCGAGGGCATCGCGCAGGCCAGCCGCTTCGCGCAGGCGGATCCGTACCGCGCGGCCACGCACAACAAGGGCGTGATGAACGGCATCGACTCGGTGGCCATCGCCACGGGGCAGGACTGGCGCGCCATCGAGGCCGGGGCGCATGCCTTCGCGTGCCGGGATGGTCAGTACCGTCCACTGTCCTCCTGGTACCTGGAGGAGGGGCACCTGGTGGGCCGCATCGAGCTGCCCATGGCGCTGGGCACGGTGGGCGGGCCCATCAAGGTCCACCCGGGCGTGCAGGTGGCGCTGAAGCTCTTGCGCGCCAACAGCGTGCGCGAGCTGTCCATGGTGTTCGCCGCGGTGGGGCTGGCGCAGAACTTCGCGGCGCTCCGGGCCCTGGGCTCGGTGGGCATCCAGAAGGGCCACATGGCCCTGCACGCGCGCTGCGTGGCGGTGACGGCGGGCGCGCGCGGGGACTGGGTGGAGAAGATTGCCAACCTGCTGGTGAAGGCCGGGCACGTGAAGGTGGAGAAGGCGCGGGAGATCCTCGCGAGCCTTCCCGCCGACGAGGCGCGGGCCGCCACCGGAACCACTGGCTGA
- the mvk gene encoding mevalonate kinase, whose amino-acid sequence MAPAPTPFVTFGAGKVILLGEHSVVYGHAALAGPLSQGVTARGVPARKCQLSLPAELSRPQRKLLTQAFARAAKLVGEPPVKVTLEPKLPLSMGLGSSAALAVATSRLLLQAAALPAKPKDVARVAWEMEQEFHGTPSGVDHTTSAEEQLILYRRVLDASPATGRARVVKSPRALKVLVALAGERSPTKVTVGALRERQKRWPERYKRLFTEIGRLAAEAARSVEAGDLEALGDAMNVNHGLLAALGLSSPSLEDMVYRLRALGALGAKLTGAGGDGGAVIGLFLEPEPVVETLTRAGVRCFASQLAGPRAL is encoded by the coding sequence ATGGCTCCTGCACCGACTCCCTTCGTCACCTTCGGCGCTGGCAAGGTCATCCTGCTGGGCGAGCACAGCGTGGTGTACGGCCACGCGGCCCTGGCGGGACCGCTCTCTCAAGGGGTGACGGCGCGCGGCGTGCCCGCGCGCAAGTGTCAGCTCTCGCTCCCGGCGGAGCTGTCCCGGCCGCAGCGCAAGCTGCTCACCCAGGCCTTCGCCCGCGCGGCGAAGCTGGTGGGTGAGCCGCCCGTGAAGGTGACGCTGGAGCCCAAGCTGCCCTTGTCCATGGGGCTGGGCAGCTCGGCGGCGCTGGCGGTGGCCACGTCGCGGCTGCTGCTCCAGGCGGCGGCCCTTCCCGCGAAGCCCAAGGACGTGGCGCGCGTGGCGTGGGAGATGGAGCAGGAGTTCCACGGCACGCCCTCGGGCGTGGACCACACCACCAGCGCGGAGGAGCAGCTCATCCTCTATCGCCGCGTGCTGGACGCGAGCCCCGCGACGGGCCGCGCTCGCGTGGTGAAGAGCCCTCGGGCGCTGAAGGTGCTGGTGGCGCTCGCCGGCGAGCGCAGCCCCACGAAGGTGACGGTGGGGGCGCTGCGCGAGCGGCAGAAGCGTTGGCCGGAGCGCTACAAGCGGCTCTTCACGGAGATTGGCCGACTGGCCGCCGAGGCCGCGCGCTCGGTGGAGGCCGGTGACCTGGAGGCGCTGGGGGACGCGATGAACGTCAACCACGGTCTCCTGGCGGCCCTGGGGCTGTCCTCCCCCTCATTGGAGGACATGGTGTACCGCCTGCGCGCGCTGGGAGCGCTGGGCGCCAAGCTCACCGGGGCCGGCGGCGACGGGGGCGCTGTCATCGGCCTCTTCCTCGAACCTGAACCCGTGGTGGAGACACTCACCCGCGCGGGCGTGCGCTGCTTTGCCAGCCAGCTCGCGGGGCCGCGGGCGTTGTGA
- the mvaD gene encoding diphosphomevalonate decarboxylase — protein MKATALAHPNIALVKYWGKRDDALILPHQSSLSLTLAPMSVTTTVEFGVAAEQVEINGHVSKGSERDRVLRLLDALRAEGRQELGPARVVSRGDFPMAAGLASSAAGFAALAVAARAAAELPADPKSASVLSRLGSGSACRSVQGGFCEWQRGERADGADSYAVQRFDAGHWPELRMVVAILDRGEKEVKSRDGMKHTVDTSPYYPAWVKDAEAEVPRARDIIARRDLEALGDLCERNAWRMHATSFAADPPLSYMSAATLGLIQHLREHRKKGIPVWFTLDAGPNPVLLTDAAHEVAAEALARACGALDVVRCVPGGDAVLRTEHLF, from the coding sequence ATGAAAGCGACTGCGCTGGCGCATCCGAACATCGCCCTCGTGAAGTACTGGGGGAAGCGCGATGACGCCCTCATCCTTCCGCACCAGTCCAGCCTGTCCCTGACGCTCGCGCCCATGTCGGTGACGACGACGGTGGAGTTCGGCGTGGCGGCGGAGCAGGTGGAGATCAACGGCCACGTGTCCAAGGGCAGCGAGCGCGATCGCGTGCTGCGCCTGTTGGACGCGCTGCGCGCCGAGGGACGCCAGGAGCTGGGCCCGGCCCGCGTGGTGTCTCGGGGCGACTTCCCCATGGCGGCGGGCCTTGCCAGCAGCGCGGCGGGGTTCGCGGCGCTCGCGGTGGCGGCGCGCGCGGCGGCGGAGCTGCCCGCGGATCCGAAGTCCGCCAGCGTGCTGTCGCGGCTGGGCAGCGGCTCGGCGTGCCGCAGCGTGCAGGGCGGCTTCTGCGAGTGGCAGCGGGGCGAGCGCGCGGATGGCGCGGACAGCTACGCGGTGCAGCGCTTCGACGCGGGCCACTGGCCGGAGCTGCGCATGGTGGTGGCCATCCTCGACCGCGGCGAGAAAGAGGTGAAGTCGCGGGACGGGATGAAGCACACGGTGGACACCAGCCCGTACTACCCCGCGTGGGTGAAGGACGCGGAGGCCGAGGTGCCGCGCGCGCGAGACATCATCGCGCGTCGCGACCTGGAGGCGCTGGGTGACCTCTGTGAGCGCAACGCGTGGCGCATGCACGCGACGTCCTTCGCGGCGGATCCACCGCTCAGCTACATGAGCGCGGCGACGCTCGGGCTGATCCAACACCTGCGCGAGCACCGCAAGAAGGGCATCCCGGTGTGGTTCACGCTGGACGCGGGGCCCAACCCGGTGCTGCTCACGGACGCGGCGCACGAGGTGGCGGCCGAGGCCCTGGCTCGCGCGTGCGGTGCGCTGGACGTGGTGCGGTGCGTGCCGGGCGGCGACGCGGTGCTGCGCACGGAGCACCTCTTCTGA
- a CDS encoding phosphomevalonate kinase — MDRALSAPGKLFVSGEYAVLWGGVARVAAVAPRTHAYVRRRADARVHVCLEEGTLAGSTTPLGVRWEREVPAGFSFVARTLDEALRAHGRASVGFDLAIAPGALGPNGHKLGMGGSACATVLAAEASRFVLEARFDALKLALVAHALGQGGKGSGGDVAASYSGGLLRYRRYDVAPLAEASNTGRFLAALAESAPVDAWRLPAPRVAMAYAFTGESASTKVLISQVEARLSEAGRSDFVARSDALGLEVEAGLSGGDFRAFTEAVKAQHALLLELGPLETEGMRRVLALAGAYGCAGKMSGAGGGDGCILFAPDVAARDALREGLESRGFLTLPLDVEPGVRGEAVTDARLRGWLDARA; from the coding sequence ATGGACCGGGCCCTCTCCGCGCCCGGCAAGCTGTTCGTCTCGGGCGAGTACGCGGTGCTGTGGGGCGGCGTGGCGCGAGTGGCCGCCGTGGCGCCGCGCACGCACGCGTACGTGCGCCGCCGAGCCGATGCGCGGGTCCACGTGTGCCTGGAAGAGGGCACGCTCGCTGGGAGCACCACGCCCCTGGGCGTTCGCTGGGAGCGTGAGGTGCCCGCGGGCTTCTCCTTCGTGGCGCGCACCCTGGACGAGGCGCTGCGAGCGCACGGCCGCGCCAGCGTGGGGTTCGACCTCGCGATCGCGCCCGGAGCGCTCGGACCCAATGGCCACAAGCTGGGCATGGGCGGCAGCGCGTGCGCGACGGTGCTGGCGGCAGAGGCCTCGCGCTTCGTGCTGGAGGCGCGCTTCGATGCGCTGAAGCTCGCGCTGGTGGCGCACGCGCTGGGGCAGGGCGGCAAGGGCAGCGGCGGCGACGTGGCGGCGAGCTACTCCGGTGGCCTGTTGCGCTACCGCCGCTATGACGTGGCGCCGCTCGCGGAGGCGAGCAACACGGGCCGCTTCCTCGCCGCGCTCGCGGAGTCCGCGCCGGTGGATGCGTGGCGGCTGCCCGCGCCGCGCGTCGCCATGGCCTACGCCTTCACGGGCGAGAGCGCCTCCACCAAGGTCCTCATCTCGCAAGTGGAGGCCCGGCTGAGCGAGGCGGGCCGGAGCGACTTCGTGGCGCGCTCGGACGCGCTGGGCCTGGAAGTGGAAGCTGGACTGAGCGGCGGAGACTTCCGCGCCTTCACCGAGGCGGTGAAGGCTCAGCACGCGCTGCTGCTGGAGCTGGGCCCGCTGGAGACCGAGGGCATGCGCCGCGTGCTCGCGCTGGCTGGCGCCTATGGCTGCGCGGGCAAGATGTCCGGCGCGGGCGGGGGAGATGGCTGCATCCTCTTCGCGCCGGATGTCGCGGCCCGGGATGCGCTGCGCGAGGGCCTGGAGTCGCGCGGCTTCCTCACCCTGCCGCTGGACGTGGAGCCCGGCGTGCGTGGCGAGGCCGTGACGGATGCCCGGCTGCGCGGCTGGCTGGACGCGCGCGCCTGA